In Agromyces archimandritae, one genomic interval encodes:
- a CDS encoding alcohol dehydrogenase catalytic domain-containing protein, whose translation MTAALAAVVAGRGHAPVPSPVRLDELRDDEVLVRIAASGICHTDLTAIDGAVPFGFPAVFGHEGAGVVEATGSAAAGVEPGDRVVLTFDSCGVCARCASGHPAYCEQFGRRNSAGARPDGSATLRGEGGEVISGSWMAQSSWATFAIARASNVVPIDDDVPFAIAAPLGCGVLTGAGTVLGTLRPGPGDRLVVLGAGAVGLSGMLAAHVSGCGDVVVVEPDAGRRTLALELGATAAVEPEELAALLRATRPADRVLDTVGTPAAVEAALAALASPGACATVALRSGANPVTVSQSRLLWGRSISGVIEGDARPAALVPMLARLWRAGLFPVDRFIRTFAFGDVDEAVAAARSGSAVKPVLVMDPADAVPPAPAPTTVPARLRALAAPGVRADVDELLAIWDVLPTVGPAELRGFWRGRAFDTGHGMLRTLERAAWVGKHFVSDETVRPIVCDDGAGGLVADLRLSRGGGASLVRMEHRGRVTATMLYDRMPVHDHFVRVDADTLLGVMAGEGTLDAGRPFLFLLERAEDPGEIPSRG comes from the coding sequence GTGACCGCTGCGCTCGCCGCCGTCGTCGCCGGGCGGGGGCACGCGCCCGTGCCCTCGCCCGTGCGCCTCGACGAACTCCGGGACGACGAGGTGCTCGTGCGCATCGCCGCCTCGGGGATCTGCCACACCGACCTCACGGCGATCGACGGCGCGGTGCCGTTCGGCTTCCCCGCCGTGTTCGGGCACGAGGGCGCCGGCGTCGTCGAGGCGACCGGATCGGCGGCGGCGGGCGTGGAACCGGGCGACCGGGTCGTGCTCACCTTCGATTCGTGCGGGGTGTGCGCGCGCTGCGCGAGCGGGCACCCCGCGTACTGCGAGCAGTTCGGGCGGCGGAACTCGGCCGGGGCCAGGCCCGACGGCTCGGCGACCCTGCGGGGCGAGGGCGGCGAGGTCATCTCCGGGTCGTGGATGGCGCAGTCCTCCTGGGCGACCTTCGCGATCGCACGGGCCTCGAACGTCGTGCCGATCGACGACGACGTTCCCTTCGCGATCGCCGCGCCTCTCGGCTGCGGGGTGCTGACGGGCGCCGGCACGGTGCTCGGCACCCTGCGGCCCGGCCCCGGCGACCGGCTCGTCGTCCTCGGTGCCGGCGCCGTCGGGCTCTCGGGGATGCTCGCCGCCCACGTGAGCGGATGCGGCGATGTCGTCGTCGTCGAACCCGATGCCGGACGACGGACGCTCGCCCTCGAACTCGGGGCGACGGCCGCCGTCGAACCCGAGGAGCTCGCCGCCCTCCTCCGCGCCACGCGGCCGGCCGACCGGGTGCTGGACACCGTCGGCACCCCGGCCGCGGTCGAGGCGGCGCTCGCCGCGCTGGCCTCGCCGGGCGCCTGCGCGACGGTCGCCCTGCGGTCCGGCGCGAATCCCGTGACCGTGAGCCAGTCGCGCCTGCTCTGGGGGCGCTCGATCTCGGGTGTCATCGAGGGCGACGCGCGGCCCGCCGCATTGGTCCCGATGCTCGCCCGGCTCTGGCGGGCCGGGCTCTTCCCGGTCGACCGCTTCATCCGCACCTTCGCCTTCGGAGACGTCGACGAGGCGGTCGCCGCCGCGCGCTCGGGGTCGGCGGTGAAGCCGGTGCTCGTCATGGACCCCGCCGATGCGGTGCCGCCGGCACCGGCCCCGACCACCGTCCCCGCACGCCTTCGGGCGCTCGCGGCGCCCGGTGTGCGGGCCGACGTCGACGAGCTGCTCGCGATCTGGGACGTGCTGCCGACCGTCGGCCCGGCCGAGCTCCGCGGGTTCTGGCGCGGGCGTGCGTTCGACACCGGGCACGGGATGCTCCGCACGCTCGAGCGGGCCGCGTGGGTCGGCAAGCATTTCGTCTCGGACGAGACGGTGCGGCCTATCGTGTGCGACGACGGCGCCGGCGGCCTCGTGGCCGACCTGCGCCTTTCCCGCGGCGGCGGGGCGAGCCTCGTGCGCATGGAGCATCGCGGCCGCGTGACGGCGACGATGCTCTACGACCGGATGCCGGTGCACGACCATTTCGTGCGGGTCGACGCCGACACGCTGCTCGGCGTCATGGCGGGGGAGGGCACGCTCGACGCCGGGCGCCCGTTCCTCTTCCTGCTCGAGCGTGCGGAGGACCCGGGCGAGATCCCGAGCCGCGGCTGA
- a CDS encoding acyl-CoA dehydrogenase family protein, with amino-acid sequence MATEPTERVRDFVRETVIPVEEREHGELHRPYDGPGIHPRERALRAELQDAGRDAGLATPQLPVEWGGLGLTALEQAAVFEAAGYSLFGPIALNIAAPDEGNMHLLLHAASPEQRERWLRPLAAGRIHSAFGMTEPPPGTGSDPRALTARAERVPGGWRLSGEKWFITGAREAGLVIVLARTSGEPGDAGGATMFLVPGDADGLTVERDVHTLDAGLYGGHSLLRFDGCFVPDDGVLGDVDEGFRAAQVRLAPARLTHCMRWLGLAGRAQDLALAHVTARRGFGARLADLGLAQQHIADTEIDLAASRALIRDAARLLDAGQDAGTASSIAKTFVAEAVGRIVDRSVQLAGGQGVSEELLLSRYWREVRPFRIYDGSSETHRWSIARRAVRAHEEGRRHDLAR; translated from the coding sequence ATGGCCACCGAACCCACCGAACGCGTGCGCGACTTCGTGCGCGAGACCGTCATCCCCGTCGAAGAACGCGAACACGGCGAACTCCACCGCCCGTACGACGGGCCCGGCATCCACCCGCGGGAACGCGCGCTCCGCGCCGAACTGCAGGACGCCGGCCGCGATGCCGGCCTGGCCACCCCGCAGCTGCCGGTCGAATGGGGCGGCCTCGGTCTCACCGCACTCGAGCAGGCGGCCGTGTTCGAGGCGGCCGGCTACTCGCTCTTCGGCCCGATCGCCCTGAACATCGCCGCCCCCGACGAGGGCAACATGCACCTGCTGCTGCACGCCGCCTCGCCCGAGCAGCGCGAACGCTGGCTCCGGCCGCTGGCGGCCGGCCGCATCCACTCCGCCTTCGGCATGACCGAACCGCCGCCGGGCACCGGCAGCGACCCTCGCGCCCTCACCGCCCGCGCCGAACGCGTGCCCGGCGGCTGGCGCCTGAGCGGCGAGAAGTGGTTCATCACCGGCGCCCGCGAAGCCGGCCTCGTCATCGTGCTCGCCCGCACCTCCGGCGAGCCGGGCGACGCCGGCGGGGCGACCATGTTCCTCGTGCCCGGCGACGCCGACGGCCTCACCGTCGAACGCGACGTGCACACCCTCGACGCCGGCCTCTACGGCGGGCACAGCCTGCTCCGCTTCGACGGATGCTTCGTGCCCGACGACGGCGTGCTCGGCGACGTCGACGAGGGTTTCCGCGCAGCACAGGTGCGGCTGGCGCCGGCCCGCCTCACCCACTGCATGCGCTGGCTCGGCCTCGCCGGCCGCGCGCAGGACCTCGCGCTCGCCCACGTCACCGCACGCCGCGGGTTCGGCGCGCGGCTGGCCGACCTCGGCCTCGCCCAGCAGCACATCGCCGACACCGAGATCGACCTCGCCGCCTCGCGTGCCCTCATCCGCGACGCCGCCCGCCTGCTCGACGCCGGGCAGGACGCCGGCACGGCGTCATCCATCGCCAAGACCTTCGTGGCCGAAGCCGTCGGCCGCATCGTCGACCGCAGCGTGCAGCTGGCCGGCGGCCAGGGGGTCTCGGAGGAACTCCTGCTGTCCCGGTACTGGCGCGAGGTGCGCCCGTTCCGCATCTACGACGGATCCAGCGAAACCCATCGCTGGTCGATCGCCCGGCGCGCCGTGCGCGCCCATGAGGAAGGACGCCGCCATGACCTCGCCCGCTGA
- a CDS encoding acyl-CoA dehydrogenase family protein — MPETLQAADRVRAVYDEEHEGFRELVRDFVERHARPNADRWDAEGRVDRRLFELAAETGILGFTIPEEFGGGGANDFRFNAVMGEELARNPVSSGMAGIALSNDIVIPYFLELTNDEQKARWLPGIAAGTLITAVAMTEPGTGSDLAGIRTSAVRDGDDYVVNGSKIFISNGQNADLVVTAVRTGDDPHKGLSLLVVETDRPGFSRGRNLEKVGLHAQDTSELVFENVRVPAGNLLGEEGQGFLGLMRNLPQERLSIAAAAVASTEGVVERTIAYVTERHAFGKPVGSFQNTRFELAEMHTAAQVSRAYIDQCILRHTRGELSAEDAAAAKFWTTEQYVQTVNRCLQLHGGYGYMREYRIARDYEDARITTIYGGTTEIMKEIVGRSLGL, encoded by the coding sequence ATGCCTGAGACGCTGCAGGCCGCGGACCGGGTCCGGGCCGTCTACGACGAAGAACACGAGGGGTTCCGCGAACTCGTCCGCGACTTCGTCGAACGCCATGCCCGCCCGAACGCCGACCGTTGGGACGCCGAGGGCCGGGTGGACCGGCGGCTCTTCGAGCTCGCCGCCGAGACCGGGATCCTCGGTTTCACGATCCCCGAGGAGTTCGGCGGCGGCGGCGCGAACGACTTCCGCTTCAACGCCGTCATGGGCGAAGAACTCGCCCGCAACCCCGTCTCGAGCGGCATGGCCGGCATCGCCCTCTCCAACGACATCGTCATCCCCTACTTCCTGGAACTCACGAATGACGAGCAGAAGGCGCGCTGGCTGCCCGGCATCGCCGCCGGCACCCTCATCACGGCCGTCGCCATGACCGAGCCCGGCACCGGCAGCGACCTCGCCGGCATCCGCACCTCCGCCGTGCGCGACGGCGACGACTACGTCGTCAACGGTTCGAAGATCTTCATCTCCAACGGGCAGAACGCCGACCTCGTCGTCACCGCCGTCCGCACCGGCGACGACCCGCACAAGGGCCTCAGCCTCCTCGTCGTCGAAACCGACCGGCCCGGCTTCAGCCGAGGCCGCAACCTCGAGAAGGTCGGCCTGCACGCGCAGGACACGAGCGAGCTCGTCTTCGAGAACGTGCGCGTGCCCGCCGGCAACCTCCTCGGCGAAGAGGGCCAGGGCTTCCTCGGCCTCATGCGCAACCTGCCCCAGGAACGCCTCTCGATCGCGGCGGCCGCCGTGGCATCCACCGAGGGCGTCGTCGAACGCACCATCGCCTACGTCACCGAACGCCACGCCTTCGGCAAGCCCGTCGGCTCCTTCCAGAACACCCGCTTCGAACTCGCCGAGATGCACACCGCCGCCCAGGTGAGCCGCGCATACATCGACCAGTGCATCCTGCGCCACACCCGCGGCGAACTGTCGGCCGAAGACGCCGCGGCCGCGAAGTTCTGGACCACCGAACAGTACGTGCAGACCGTGAACCGCTGCCTGCAACTCCACGGCGGCTACGGCTACATGCGCGAATACCGCATCGCGCGCGACTACGAGGACGCGCGGATCACCACCATCTACGGCGGCACGACCGAGATCATGAAAGAGATCGTCGGCCGGAGCCTCGGACTCTGA
- a CDS encoding NAD(P)H-dependent flavin oxidoreductase: MSLTTRFTEAIGIEHPIVQGGMMWVGRAELAGAVSEAGGLGIITALTQPTPADLVKEVERARRLTDKPIGVNLTILPSINPPPYDEYRRAIVDAGVTIVETAGSSPEPHMEMFREHGIKVIHKCTSVRHALKAEKLGVTAVSIDGFECAGHPGEDDVPGLVLIPAAADALSIPFIASGGFGDGRGLAAALALGADGVNMGSRFMCTVESPISQTVKERIVEASELDTNLIFRSLRNTARVAKNAVSDEVVEILAAGGQFPDVQPLVAGARGRKVFEDGDLDAGIWTVGLVQGLIRDIPNAGEVVRRIVADAEAVLRAKLALFGEPAVAPVG; the protein is encoded by the coding sequence ATGAGCCTCACGACGCGCTTCACCGAGGCGATCGGCATCGAGCATCCGATCGTGCAGGGCGGCATGATGTGGGTCGGCCGCGCCGAGCTGGCCGGGGCCGTCTCGGAGGCCGGCGGCCTCGGCATCATCACGGCCCTCACCCAGCCGACCCCCGCCGACCTCGTGAAGGAGGTCGAGCGGGCCCGGCGCCTGACCGACAAGCCGATCGGCGTGAACCTCACGATCCTCCCCTCGATCAACCCGCCGCCCTACGACGAATACCGGCGGGCGATCGTGGATGCGGGCGTCACCATCGTCGAGACCGCCGGGTCGAGCCCCGAGCCGCACATGGAGATGTTCCGGGAGCACGGCATCAAGGTCATCCACAAGTGCACGAGCGTGCGGCACGCCCTGAAGGCCGAGAAGCTCGGCGTGACCGCCGTCTCGATCGACGGTTTCGAATGCGCCGGGCATCCGGGCGAAGACGACGTGCCCGGCCTCGTCCTCATCCCGGCCGCGGCCGACGCCCTCTCCATCCCGTTCATTGCCTCCGGCGGCTTCGGCGACGGGCGCGGCCTGGCCGCAGCCCTCGCGCTCGGCGCCGACGGCGTCAACATGGGCTCGCGCTTCATGTGCACCGTCGAATCGCCCATCTCGCAGACGGTGAAAGAGCGCATCGTCGAGGCGAGCGAGCTCGACACGAACCTGATTTTCCGGAGCCTCCGCAATACCGCCCGGGTCGCGAAGAACGCCGTCAGCGACGAGGTCGTGGAGATCCTGGCCGCCGGCGGGCAGTTCCCGGACGTGCAGCCGCTCGTCGCCGGTGCCCGCGGCCGCAAGGTCTTCGAGGACGGCGATCTCGACGCCGGCATCTGGACCGTCGGCCTCGTGCAGGGCCTCATCCGCGACATCCCGAACGCGGGCGAGGTCGTGCGACGCATCGTCGCCGACGCCGAGGCGGTGCTTCGGGCCAAGCTCGCCCTCTTCGGCGAACCGGCGGTCGCCCCCGTCGGTTGA
- a CDS encoding 3-hydroxyacyl-CoA dehydrogenase NAD-binding domain-containing protein, with the protein MTDTIERADVDTSGAYTGYAWHRGDDGIVVVTLDDPDHAVITMNPHYVAAMRATVDRLEAERDTITGVVLASAKRSWFAGGDLNLLRAADPDKAAEETAHIDAVKADLRRLELLGKPVVAALHGTALGGGFEVALACHHRIALDATGVRFGLPEVSLGLLPGGGGITRTVRMLGLQRALSEVILPATKFTPADALAAGLVDGLVATADELIPAARAWIAANPAPVKPWDEHGFRLPGGAPTSPALAGMLPAIPAMLRKQTKGAPMPAPRAAMAAAVEGAYVDFETASKVETRALVGLTHGQVAKNMIKAFFFDLQHINAGGSRPAGIPKRAVTKLGVLGAGMMGAAIAYVSAKAGIEVVLKDVSADAADRGKDYARGLEAKALARGKTSPEASEALLARIHPTGDAADFAGVDFVIEAVFESPEVKQGVFREIQDLVEPDAVLGSNTSTLPITLLAEGVERSADFIGVHFFSPVDKMPLVEIVRGAATSDETLARAFDYVLQIKKTPIVVNDRRGFFTSRVIGQFIAEAVAAVGEGVEPASVEQAALQAGYPAGALQLLDELTISLSRKIRLETRAAEEAEGRTWVEHPSEAVMDWMVVDADRPGRKAGAGFYDYDEQGKRMRLWPGLRERYGSGRTVLPLIDLQERMLFAEALDAIDCLDSGVLTSVPDANIGSIYGIGFPAWTGGVLQYVNQYEGGLAGFVARARELAAVYGDRFLPPASLVARAETGEVYE; encoded by the coding sequence ATGACCGACACCATCGAACGGGCCGACGTCGACACGTCCGGCGCCTACACCGGCTACGCCTGGCACCGAGGCGACGACGGCATCGTCGTCGTCACCCTCGACGACCCCGACCACGCCGTCATCACCATGAACCCGCACTACGTCGCCGCCATGCGGGCGACCGTCGACCGCCTCGAGGCCGAACGCGACACCATCACCGGCGTCGTCCTCGCCTCGGCCAAACGCAGCTGGTTCGCCGGCGGCGACCTGAACCTGCTGCGCGCCGCCGACCCCGACAAGGCCGCCGAAGAGACCGCGCACATCGACGCCGTCAAGGCCGACCTGCGCCGCCTCGAACTCCTCGGCAAGCCCGTCGTCGCCGCACTGCACGGCACCGCCCTCGGCGGCGGCTTCGAGGTCGCCCTCGCCTGCCACCATCGCATCGCGCTCGACGCGACGGGCGTGCGCTTCGGCCTGCCCGAGGTCTCGCTCGGGCTCCTGCCCGGCGGCGGCGGCATCACCCGCACCGTCCGTATGCTGGGGCTCCAGCGCGCCCTGTCCGAGGTGATCCTGCCGGCGACCAAGTTCACCCCCGCAGACGCGCTCGCCGCAGGCCTCGTCGACGGGCTCGTCGCCACGGCCGACGAGCTCATACCGGCCGCCAGGGCGTGGATCGCCGCGAACCCGGCACCGGTCAAACCCTGGGACGAACACGGGTTCCGCCTGCCCGGCGGCGCGCCGACCTCGCCGGCCCTGGCCGGCATGCTGCCGGCGATCCCGGCGATGCTCCGCAAGCAGACCAAGGGCGCCCCGATGCCGGCCCCGCGGGCGGCGATGGCCGCCGCCGTCGAAGGCGCCTACGTCGACTTCGAGACCGCCTCGAAGGTCGAGACCCGTGCGCTCGTCGGCCTCACCCACGGGCAGGTCGCGAAGAACATGATCAAGGCGTTCTTCTTCGACCTGCAGCACATCAACGCCGGCGGCTCGCGCCCCGCGGGCATCCCGAAGCGTGCCGTGACGAAGCTCGGCGTGCTCGGCGCCGGCATGATGGGCGCCGCGATCGCCTACGTGTCGGCGAAGGCCGGCATCGAGGTCGTGCTGAAAGACGTCTCGGCCGACGCCGCCGACCGGGGCAAGGACTACGCCCGCGGCCTCGAGGCCAAGGCGCTCGCGCGAGGAAAGACGAGCCCCGAGGCGTCCGAGGCGCTCCTCGCACGCATCCACCCGACAGGCGATGCCGCCGACTTCGCCGGCGTCGACTTCGTCATCGAGGCCGTCTTCGAGTCGCCCGAGGTCAAGCAGGGGGTGTTCCGAGAGATCCAGGATCTCGTGGAGCCCGACGCCGTGCTCGGCTCGAACACCTCGACCCTGCCGATCACCCTCCTCGCCGAGGGCGTCGAGCGCAGCGCCGATTTCATCGGCGTGCACTTCTTCTCGCCCGTCGACAAGATGCCGCTCGTCGAGATCGTGCGGGGCGCCGCGACGAGCGACGAGACCCTCGCACGCGCCTTCGACTACGTGCTGCAGATCAAGAAGACCCCGATCGTCGTGAACGACCGGCGCGGCTTCTTCACCTCGCGGGTCATCGGGCAGTTCATCGCCGAGGCCGTCGCCGCCGTCGGCGAGGGCGTCGAACCCGCCTCGGTCGAGCAGGCCGCACTGCAGGCCGGGTACCCCGCCGGAGCCCTGCAGTTGCTCGACGAGCTGACGATCTCACTGTCGCGCAAGATCCGCCTCGAGACCCGCGCGGCCGAGGAGGCCGAGGGCCGCACCTGGGTCGAGCACCCCTCCGAGGCCGTCATGGACTGGATGGTGGTGGATGCCGACCGGCCCGGCCGCAAGGCGGGCGCCGGGTTCTACGACTACGACGAGCAGGGCAAGCGGATGCGGCTGTGGCCTGGGCTGCGCGAACGATACGGATCCGGCCGAACCGTGCTGCCGCTCATCGACCTGCAGGAGCGGATGCTCTTCGCCGAGGCCCTCGACGCGATCGACTGCCTCGACAGCGGGGTGCTGACGAGCGTGCCCGACGCGAACATCGGCTCGATCTACGGCATCGGCTTCCCCGCCTGGACAGGCGGGGTGCTGCAGTACGTCAACCAGTACGAGGGGGGCCTGGCCGGATTCGTCGCCCGCGCCCGCGAGCTCGCCGCCGTCTACGGCGACCGCTTCCTGCCGCCGGCCTCCCTCGTGGCCCGCGCCGAGACCGGGGAGGTCTACGAATGA
- a CDS encoding SDR family oxidoreductase, whose product MTSPAEPAPRAALITGASRGIGLAVARRLAAEGYALTLSARTPEPLEAAAAELAGPGTRVVAVPADAADPDALAALLARHEAEHGRLDALVLNAGMGFGSPIAETPLRRVDKHVALNFRGPFALVSAALPLLRRTAALDARGARIIALASLAGLMPEPDLAAYSATKAALVSLCESVCLEEGTRGVSATAICPGYVDTELAAWKTDEIPAEEMIRADDIAELAVALTRLSRHAAVPRLAVNRPGSLFQA is encoded by the coding sequence ATGACCTCGCCCGCTGAGCCCGCCCCGCGCGCCGCACTCATCACCGGCGCCTCGCGCGGCATCGGCCTCGCCGTCGCCCGGCGGCTGGCCGCCGAAGGCTACGCGCTCACCCTCTCGGCCCGCACCCCGGAACCCCTCGAAGCAGCCGCCGCCGAGCTCGCCGGCCCCGGCACCCGCGTCGTCGCGGTGCCCGCCGACGCCGCCGACCCCGATGCCCTCGCCGCGCTCCTCGCCCGGCACGAAGCGGAGCACGGCCGCCTCGACGCCCTCGTGCTGAACGCCGGCATGGGCTTCGGCAGCCCCATCGCAGAGACCCCGCTGCGCCGCGTCGACAAACACGTCGCCCTGAACTTCCGCGGCCCGTTCGCCCTCGTCTCAGCCGCGCTGCCGCTCTTGCGCCGCACCGCCGCACTCGACGCGCGCGGCGCCCGCATCATCGCGCTCGCCTCGCTCGCCGGCCTCATGCCCGAACCCGACCTCGCCGCATACTCCGCGACGAAGGCCGCACTCGTCTCCCTCTGCGAATCGGTGTGCCTCGAAGAGGGCACCCGCGGCGTGAGCGCCACGGCGATCTGCCCGGGATACGTCGACACCGAACTCGCCGCCTGGAAGACCGACGAGATCCCCGCCGAGGAGATGATCCGCGCCGACGACATCGCCGAGCTCGCCGTCGCCCTCACCCGGCTCTCGCGGCACGCCGCCGTGCCCCGCCTGGCGGTGAACCGGCCGGGCAGCCTGTTCCAGGCCTGA
- a CDS encoding TetR/AcrR family transcriptional regulator, producing MERARVDAGDAPEVRGAAASAPDAAKPAPTKSARTRERILDAAAHVLSRKGYAGTRLADVAAHAGVQAPAIYYHFASRDELIEEVMWVGAARVHAHVVAELDALPTEATPLERILKAVEEHLRYELAISDYTTASIRNANQVPEELRAKSAAEEAAYARLWRDLLIAAQEAGQLRADLDVTVSRFLLLGAMNWAAEWWNPRHRTLEDLVAATQELVRHGLGAPPPVE from the coding sequence ATGGAGCGAGCGCGAGTGGATGCCGGTGACGCCCCCGAGGTGCGGGGCGCCGCGGCATCCGCACCCGATGCCGCCAAGCCCGCCCCCACGAAATCCGCCCGCACCCGCGAACGCATCCTCGACGCCGCCGCGCACGTCCTGAGCCGCAAAGGCTACGCCGGCACGCGCCTCGCCGACGTCGCCGCGCACGCCGGCGTGCAGGCGCCGGCGATCTACTACCACTTCGCCTCGCGCGACGAACTCATCGAAGAGGTCATGTGGGTCGGTGCGGCGCGCGTGCACGCGCATGTCGTCGCCGAACTCGACGCGCTGCCGACCGAGGCGACCCCGCTGGAGCGCATCCTGAAGGCCGTCGAGGAGCACCTGCGTTACGAGCTGGCGATCTCGGACTACACGACGGCATCCATCCGCAACGCGAACCAGGTGCCCGAGGAGCTGCGCGCGAAATCGGCGGCCGAGGAGGCCGCATACGCGCGGCTCTGGCGCGATCTGCTCATCGCGGCGCAGGAGGCCGGGCAGCTGCGGGCGGATCTGGATGTGACCGTGTCGCGGTTCCTGCTGCTCGGCGCGATGAACTGGGCGGCGGAATGGTGGAACCCCAGGCACCGCACCCTCGAAGACCTCGTCGCCGCCACCCAGGAACTCGTCCGGCACGGCCTCGGCGCACCCCCGCCGGTTGAGTAG
- a CDS encoding histidine phosphatase family protein produces the protein MTTFFLARHGETVWHAEHRYAGNSDVALTRHGLGQAAALGAWAVDAALDAIVASPLSRAKRSAAPSAETTGLELRVDARLTEIDFGEAEGLSPAELEARLPEAWAAFREAPATQPFPGGESGRDGVARALPVFNELAEEFPDGRVLIVAHATLIRLLFCELAGMDPDGYRDLLPVLGNCTVTTVVYPWATESRAVHRPRIRLLGYDVPPWSAGP, from the coding sequence ATGACGACCTTCTTCCTCGCACGGCACGGCGAGACGGTCTGGCACGCCGAGCATCGCTACGCGGGCAACTCGGACGTGGCGCTCACCCGGCACGGCCTCGGGCAGGCGGCCGCCCTCGGGGCGTGGGCGGTGGATGCCGCGCTCGACGCGATCGTCGCCTCGCCCCTCAGTCGCGCGAAGCGCTCGGCGGCCCCGTCCGCCGAGACCACCGGCCTCGAGCTGCGAGTGGATGCCCGGCTCACCGAGATCGACTTCGGCGAGGCCGAGGGGCTCTCCCCCGCCGAACTGGAAGCGCGGCTTCCGGAAGCGTGGGCTGCGTTCCGCGAAGCGCCGGCCACGCAGCCGTTCCCCGGCGGCGAGAGCGGGCGCGACGGCGTCGCCCGCGCACTGCCGGTCTTCAACGAACTCGCCGAGGAGTTCCCCGACGGGCGGGTGCTCATCGTGGCCCACGCCACCCTCATCCGGCTGCTGTTCTGCGAACTCGCCGGCATGGATCCGGACGGCTACCGCGACCTGCTGCCCGTGCTCGGCAACTGCACCGTCACCACGGTCGTCTACCCGTGGGCGACGGAGTCGCGCGCGGTGCACCGGCCCCGCATCCGCCTCCTCGGCTACGACGTGCCGCCCTGGAGCGCAGGCCCCTGA
- a CDS encoding acetyl-CoA C-acetyltransferase, which yields MTDAYIYDTVRTPRGRNRGGALHGTKPVDLVVGLIHALLERNPGLDPAVVDDIVLGVVSPIGEQGGDIARTAALVAGLPETVAGVQVNRFCASGLEAVNLAAQKVASGFEDLVLAGGVESMSRVPIGSDGGAYAQDPTTNYDLYFVPQGIGADLIATLDGFDRSDVDAYAAESQRRAEQAWSEGRFARSVVPVRDANGVLVLDTDEHRRPGTTATALAELPAAFARPGAEAGFDAVALQKYHAVERIDHVHTAGNSSGIVDGAALMIIGSAEVGERLGLTPRARIVATAVTGSEPTIMLTGPAPATRKALDRAGLDARDIDLFELNEAFAAVVMRWEKELDIPHDKVNVNGGAIALGHPLGATGAMILGTLLDELERRELRRGLATLCVGAGMGIATVIERV from the coding sequence ATGACCGACGCATACATCTACGACACCGTCCGCACCCCCCGCGGCCGCAACCGCGGCGGCGCGCTGCACGGCACCAAACCCGTCGACCTCGTGGTCGGCCTGATCCACGCCCTCCTCGAACGGAACCCCGGCCTCGACCCCGCCGTCGTCGACGACATCGTGCTCGGCGTCGTCTCGCCCATCGGCGAACAGGGCGGCGACATCGCCCGCACCGCCGCGCTCGTCGCCGGCCTGCCCGAAACCGTCGCCGGCGTGCAGGTCAATCGCTTCTGCGCCTCCGGGCTCGAAGCCGTGAACCTCGCCGCGCAGAAGGTCGCCTCCGGCTTCGAAGACCTCGTGCTGGCCGGCGGCGTCGAATCCATGTCGCGCGTGCCGATCGGCAGCGACGGCGGCGCGTACGCCCAAGACCCGACCACGAACTACGACCTGTACTTCGTGCCGCAGGGCATCGGCGCCGACCTCATCGCCACCCTCGACGGCTTCGACCGCTCCGACGTCGACGCCTACGCCGCCGAATCGCAGCGCCGCGCCGAACAGGCCTGGAGCGAAGGACGCTTCGCCCGCTCGGTCGTGCCCGTCCGCGACGCCAACGGCGTCCTGGTGCTCGACACCGACGAGCACCGCCGCCCCGGCACCACCGCCACAGCCCTCGCCGAACTGCCCGCGGCCTTCGCCCGCCCCGGAGCCGAAGCCGGCTTCGACGCCGTCGCCCTGCAGAAATACCACGCCGTCGAACGCATCGACCACGTGCACACCGCCGGCAACTCCTCGGGCATCGTCGACGGCGCCGCCCTCATGATCATCGGCAGCGCCGAAGTGGGCGAGCGCCTCGGCCTCACCCCCCGCGCCCGCATCGTGGCCACGGCCGTCACCGGCTCCGAACCCACGATCATGCTCACCGGCCCCGCTCCCGCCACCCGGAAAGCCCTCGACCGCGCCGGCCTCGACGCCCGCGACATCGACCTCTTCGAACTCAACGAAGCCTTCGCGGCCGTCGTCATGCGCTGGGAGAAGGAACTCGACATCCCGCACGACAAGGTCAACGTCAACGGCGGGGCCATCGCCCTCGGGCATCCGCTCGGCGCCACCGGCGCGATGATCCTCGGCACCCTCCTCGACGAACTCGAACGACGCGAACTGCGACGCGGCCTCGCGACCCTCTGCGTCGGCGCCGGCATGGGCATCGCCACCGTCATCGAGCGGGTGTGA